Below is a genomic region from Streptantibioticus cattleyicolor NRRL 8057 = DSM 46488.
CGACGGGAACCGGCGTGGAGCCAGGAGCCCCGCCGGCCCCCGGCTTCCCGCCCGGCGGCGCCGGCCCCACCGCCAACGCCAGGACAGACCACCACTGGCCCGCAGACTCGGGCCGGCCCGGCTGAGCTGCCCCGACTTTCGTAGAGTCCGCGATCGTGTGATCAAGCGGTCTGTGGGACTTGCTCCGGTCTCGCCCAGTACGCCTGTTCGTACTCGTCGGGTGGCAGGTAGCCGAGGGCGGAGTGGAGTCGTTCACCGTTGTACCACGCGACCCACTGGAAGACGGCCCGCTCGACTTCGTCGAAGTCCCGCCACGGGCCCTGATGCTCGATCAGTTCGGCCTTGAATGTGCCATTCAAGGCCTCGGCCATCGCGTTGTCGTACGAATCGGCGACGGAGCCCACGGACGCGGAGGCGCCGGCCTCGGCCAATCGCTCCGTATAGCGAATGGACACGTATTGCGACCCGCGGTCGCTGTGATGAATGAGGCCGGCGTCCTTCTTGATCTGCTGCCGCCACAGCGCCATCTCCAGTGCGTCCAGCGGCAGGTCCGTGCGCATGTGGGTGGCGGCCTGCCAGCCCACGATCCGGCGGGAGTACGCGTCCAGGACGAACGCCACGTAGACCCAGCCCGACCACGTGCGGATGTAGGTCAGGTCCGCCAACCACAGCTGGTTCGGCCGCTCGGCGGTGAACCGCCGGTTGACCAGATCCGGCGGACGCGGCGCGGTCGGCTCGGGGACCGTGGTGCGACGACGTTGCCCGCGGATGACGCCCTCGATCCCGAGCTCCCGCATCAGCCGCTCGACCGTGCAGCGGGCCACCGCGTGGCCGGCGCGGACCAGCGCGCGGGTGACCCGGCGGGCGCCGTAGGTGCGGCCGGAGTCCTCCCACGCGGCTGTGACCAGCGGAATCAGCTCTTCATCACGCAACCGGCGGGCGGACTTCGGTCGCGTCTTGCGCGCGAAGTACGTCGAGGGAGACAAGCCCAGCACCCGGCAGACGGGATCGACCCCGAGGCCCTTGTCTCGCAGGTGGTCGATCACCTGCTCGGCCTCGTCCGGGGACGGTCGATCTCCTGGGCAAAAAACACGCTGGCGGCCTTGAGAATCTCGTTGGCCCGCCTCAACTCGGCA
It encodes:
- a CDS encoding IS3 family transposase, with product MGSPGRGRRRRARRPPDQLRAGGAEATPERECRVEAGQRDSQGRQRVFCPGDRPSPDEAEQVIDHLRDKGLGVDPVCRVLGLSPSTYFARKTRPKSARRLRDEELIPLVTAAWEDSGRTYGARRVTRALVRAGHAVARCTVERLMRELGIEGVIRGQRRRTTVPEPTAPRPPDLVNRRFTAERPNQLWLADLTYIRTWSGWVYVAFVLDAYSRRIVGWQAATHMRTDLPLDALEMALWRQQIKKDAGLIHHSDRGSQYVSIRYTERLAEAGASASVGSVADSYDNAMAEALNGTFKAELIEHQGPWRDFDEVERAVFQWVAWYNGERLHSALGYLPPDEYEQAYWARPEQVPQTA